The sequence AATAGATGGCGGTTATTCGGCTCAATAAAGTTAGTGTTGCAACTTTGTTTCTTTTTTAAATTATGCTATGCTAAAAAAAACAAAAGGAGCAAATCATATGACTATTAAAACGATTGTTTTCGATTTAGATGATACTTTGTTATGGGATGAAAAAAGTATCGCGTCAGCATTTGAGCGAACGTGTCACGAAGCGGCCATCGAAAAAAGGATAGATGCGACGTTGTTCGAACAAAAAGTACGAGCAGCTGCTCGCGCTTTATATGAAAGTTATCCGGTATTTGATTACACGCAACAAATTGGTATCAATCCATTTGAAGGGTTATGGGGAGGATTTGACGATCCAACGCCAGAGTTCCAACAGCTGCGTGCAATCGCACCAGACTATCGTCAGTCTGCTTGGTACGAAGGTTTGCTCTCGTTTGCAGTCGATGATAAGGAATATGCCTTAAAGCTCTCAGAACGCTTTGTAGAGGTGAGGAGAGAATCGCCTTTTCTTTATCCTGAAACATTAAGCGTTTTAGAAAAATTACAAAAAAACTACCAACTTGTGATGTTGACCAACGGTGCACCGAGTTTACAAAATGAGAAATTAGCTATTACACCGGAATTAAAAGGCTATTTTGATCGAATTATTATCTCAGGTGATTTTGGTTATGGGAAGCCAGATAAGCGTTTGTTCGAATACCTATTGCTAGAAACAGGTGCAAACATAGCTGAAACATTAATGGTGGGGGATAATTTAAAAACCGATATTTTAGGAGCTTCACGTATGGGTATGGCATCAGCATGGATTAACCGTGAAGATAAGATACCTAATTTAGAAGTCACACCAACTTACGAAATTAAGAATTTGAGTGAACTTGAACATTTACTCCATTCAATATAACAATATGAGTGACAAAAGAGACTGACTGCCAATTGATAAGCAGTTAGTCTCTTTTGTAGTGAGTGTTATTTTTTTATTAAGAGATAAATAAAGTAAGGCGCCCCGATCAAGGCAACAATAATACCAGCAGGGATACCTAAACGCTGTGCGATACTATCAGCAATCAATAAAAGTGTACCACCTAATAACAATGCCATTGGTAAGAAATGACGGTGTTTTACGCCAACAAGTGCTTTAGCAATATGTGGTCCTAATAACCCAATAAAGGAGATGCCTCCTGTTATTGAAACAGATACGCCTGCTAAAACAACAGCGCAACCAATGAATACTAAACGCCATTTTTTCAATGGGATACCGAGACCAATAATTGTTTCTCGGCTGAGTCGTAGTAAATCTAATTGGTGAGATTTGCTCAATACGAAGGGAATAATCACGAGACATAATACAAATAAGATACCAGTGTATAGCCAACTGGTGCCCCAAATAGAACCAGCTAACCAGCTCGCAAGAAAATCAACTTTTTCGCGTTGTGTCGCAGACATGAGTACAACCATAATACCAGACATGGCAAATGAAAAACCTATCCCGTTAAGAATCATTGCAGATGTTTTGTTTTTCGAGAAAAACAAGATAAGCGCTGCCGTGACACAGGCTCCGACGCAACCTGCTAAGGGTAATAAGAATGAATGGCTTGCAACTGCTAAAGGTGCGGATAGGAAAAAGACGGCAATCCCAGCCCCAGCTCCAGCATTAATCCCAATAATTCCAGGGTCAGCAAGATCATTTTTAATCACAGTTTGTAATAATGCACCTGAAAGAGCTAATGCCATCCCTGCAAACAGTGTAATTAAAATACGCGGTAAACGTAATTCCCATAGAATGAAATTTTCCATCATTGAACCTTTACCAATTAAAGTGGCGAGCACACGTGAAAAACTTAAGGCTGAACTTTCGCTTGTTAGCGCCACAAGAAAACTACCTAGTAAAATGAGTCCGAAGCAACCAAAGAGTAACCGTCTTTGAGCGGTAGTAGGGTTAATCATTGACAACACCTCCTCGTTGAACGATATAGAGGAAGAATGGTAATCCTAGGATTGATAAAATAGCAACAATAGGAATTTCAAACGGTGGATTGATCGAACGGCTTAGTGTATCTGCTAGCAATAAAATTCCTGCACCGACTAAGGCGGCCATAGGCAATTGATACCGATAGTTTGTTCCAATTAAAAAACGGGCCATGTGCGGAACAATCAAACCAACAAAAGCCATATTGCCTATTAAGGAAACAGCGGCTCCAGTTAATAGGGTGGTTAATAAGAAGAGAATTAACTTCGTGCGTTTAATGTTTAGACCTAATCCAATCCCAACATCATTACTCATACTAATCAAACCCACTTTTTTTGATAAAAAGAGACTAATAACGAGCGTTACTAAAATAATCGGTGTAATTAATTGCACTTCTTTCCATGTAACACCTATCAGTCCGCCTGCAGTCCACATGGTGATGCTTTGAGATGTTTTAAATAACAGCATAATCCCATCAGCTATCGCCATTAGCAATGCTGAAATTGCAGCTCCGGCTAGAATAACTTTAAAGATGCTTTGCGAGGAACTGATGCTCAGCACTAAAAGCGCTCCAATTGTAGCGCCAACGAAAGAAGCGCCCATGACACCTAAAAAGGGCAAAGATGGGACAAAAGCAATCGCAAGTGAAAGCCCTGCATTAGCCCCGGCTGTTAAGCCAAGTAAACCAGGATCAGCGAGTGGGTTTCGAGTGACGGCTTGCATGATACAACCAGAAACACCTAATGCAGCACCTACGAGTAGGGCAGCAACATTGCGTGATAAACGTAACTCATAAAGTGCGACAATGACCTTTTGGTGAGCACCATCAACAAAACCTTGCCACAAATAGGACAAGGTTTTGTTGGTAGCGCCGAAGGCTAAAGCGCCGATAAATAGTAGTAGAACAACCACACCAACAATGAGAAAGCGTAGCGTGCGATGTGTATGTGCGGTCACTGATAAAACCTCCGTTTATGTTATTTCATTTTCAACAAGCCATCTGTAATTGTTTTTAATTGGAAATCCAATGTTAGAGGATCGTTAAAGTAAAAACTTTCTAATTGGACTTCAATAATATGGTTATTTTTCACTGCTGGAATTTCTTTAAATGTAGCTGTTTTTTCGAAAGAGTTATCTGCACCTTTACTTGTGCTTAAAATAACATAATCGCCCATGAATTTGCCAATTTCTTCAGGAGATACAGCGTAATAACCATCTTTTAATGCTGTCTTTTTAACACTTTCAGGCATATTCAAGCCCATTTCTTGATAGATTATTTCTGAACCACGGCCCCAATTATCACCGTAAACGTAAATTTGTTTGTTATATTTTTCAAGAATAGAAATTGTAGCATCTTTACCAATATGTGCTTTAATTTTATCACCAGAAACTTTTGTACGTGCTTTAAAATCTTTAATCCAAGCAGCTACTTCTTTTTCTTGATTAATTGCTTTACCAATTTCAAGTGTTTGTTCAAGATAAGGGACTTTTCCATATGTATAGAGAACAGTAGGTGCAATTTTTTCTAATTTTTCTTTATCTTTTACTGTGTTAAGCGCGA comes from Brochothrix thermosphacta DSM 20171 = FSL F6-1036 and encodes:
- a CDS encoding HAD family hydrolase, producing the protein MTIKTIVFDLDDTLLWDEKSIASAFERTCHEAAIEKRIDATLFEQKVRAAARALYESYPVFDYTQQIGINPFEGLWGGFDDPTPEFQQLRAIAPDYRQSAWYEGLLSFAVDDKEYALKLSERFVEVRRESPFLYPETLSVLEKLQKNYQLVMLTNGAPSLQNEKLAITPELKGYFDRIIISGDFGYGKPDKRLFEYLLLETGANIAETLMVGDNLKTDILGASRMGMASAWINREDKIPNLEVTPTYEIKNLSELEHLLHSI
- a CDS encoding FecCD family ABC transporter permease — its product is MINPTTAQRRLLFGCFGLILLGSFLVALTSESSALSFSRVLATLIGKGSMMENFILWELRLPRILITLFAGMALALSGALLQTVIKNDLADPGIIGINAGAGAGIAVFFLSAPLAVASHSFLLPLAGCVGACVTAALILFFSKNKTSAMILNGIGFSFAMSGIMVVLMSATQREKVDFLASWLAGSIWGTSWLYTGILFVLCLVIIPFVLSKSHQLDLLRLSRETIIGLGIPLKKWRLVFIGCAVVLAGVSVSITGGISFIGLLGPHIAKALVGVKHRHFLPMALLLGGTLLLIADSIAQRLGIPAGIIVALIGAPYFIYLLIKK
- a CDS encoding FecCD family ABC transporter permease, which codes for MTAHTHRTLRFLIVGVVVLLLFIGALAFGATNKTLSYLWQGFVDGAHQKVIVALYELRLSRNVAALLVGAALGVSGCIMQAVTRNPLADPGLLGLTAGANAGLSLAIAFVPSLPFLGVMGASFVGATIGALLVLSISSSQSIFKVILAGAAISALLMAIADGIMLLFKTSQSITMWTAGGLIGVTWKEVQLITPIILVTLVISLFLSKKVGLISMSNDVGIGLGLNIKRTKLILFLLTTLLTGAAVSLIGNMAFVGLIVPHMARFLIGTNYRYQLPMAALVGAGILLLADTLSRSINPPFEIPIVAILSILGLPFFLYIVQRGGVVND
- a CDS encoding iron-hydroxamate ABC transporter substrate-binding protein; translation: MKNKLIILIITALAIVLAGCGTSTSKNSEENKDSKPKTITYQSETGPVKVPANPKRIVVLSGFAGNVLAFNKNVVGVDAWSKKNPRFKELLKDTKEVSEDNLEGIIALKPDLIIALNTVKDKEKLEKIAPTVLYTYGKVPYLEQTLEIGKAINQEKEVAAWIKDFKARTKVSGDKIKAHIGKDATISILEKYNKQIYVYGDNWGRGSEIIYQEMGLNMPESVKKTALKDGYYAVSPEEIGKFMGDYVILSTSKGADNSFEKTATFKEIPAVKNNHIIEVQLESFYFNDPLTLDFQLKTITDGLLKMK